Within Actinosynnema pretiosum, the genomic segment GGCGAGCAGGCCGCCTGGCCGGTCCCGCAGGCCGGGAAGCCCCCGTTCGACGCCTCGGCGCTCGGGTCCCGCACCCGTCCGAACGTACCGGCGGCGACACCGCTCTGACCCGACCGGACAGGTCAAGATCACCCTGACGGCCGCAGCGCGCGGGGGCGCAGGGCGCACTAGTGCGGAGGGGACCGGGTTGCGAGGGGTCAGGCGCGGATGTGCGCGCGCAGCGGGTGCGAGGAGCGGGCGCCCATCCGCAGCAGGCGCGCCACGTCCCCGGCGTCGGGCCGGACGCGGGTGAACAGGTCCTGGCCGACCACGGTGGACTCCCACACCTCGGCGGTGGTGGTCTCGCTGGTGAGCAGCCAGCTCGCGGTGATCCGCTCGGGGTCGGGCCCGGCCTCGAAGTGCTGGCCGCTCCGGGTGGTCGCGGAGTGCGCGTCCACGACGTCGTTCACCCAGGACGCGGTCCAGCCGATCGCCGCGCCGTGCGCCGCGTCGACGGGGTTGTCGCAGCGGCCGAGCAGCGGGTAGCTGCCCGCCGCCTCCCCCACCCCCTGCGGTGCGCGCTTGGAACGGTTGCGCGGCACGGTGTTCGCGGGGTGTGGTGAGCCCTCAGCCCTCGTCACCCGGTGGGCGGGTGACGGGGCGGCGGGTTTCACCATTTCGCGCGACCGGGACCGGTCAGAGGACGCGGCCCCGGAGCATGACCACGCTCGGGTGCCGCAGGACGGACAGGTCCTGCCTGGGGTCGGTCGGGTAGACGACGACGTCGGCCGCCGCGCCCTCCACGAGGGACGGGAAGCCGAGCCACTCGCGGGCGGCCCACGAGGCGGCCCCGATGGCCCGCTCGGCGGTCATGCCCGCGTTCCGCAGCGCGGCGATCTCGTCGGCGATGCGGCCGTGCGCGATGCCGCCGCCCGCGTCGGTGCCCGCGTAGACCGGGACGCCCGCCTCGATCGCCTTGCCGACGGTGTCGCGGTTGCGCGCGTGCAGGGCGAGCATGTGCCGCTGGTACGCCGGGTACCGGTCCGCTCCCGCCGCGATCGCCGGGAACGTCT encodes:
- a CDS encoding avidin/streptavidin family protein, which gives rise to MPRNRSKRAPQGVGEAAGSYPLLGRCDNPVDAAHGAAIGWTASWVNDVVDAHSATTRSGQHFEAGPDPERITASWLLTSETTTAEVWESTVVGQDLFTRVRPDAGDVARLLRMGARSSHPLRAHIRA